Genomic DNA from Methanofastidiosum sp.:
TATAATCTTGTCAAGGTGTAAATCCTTGATAATGACACTTATCCTGGAAAGCGCATCTTCAATTATGCCCAAAATATATGATACCCTGTCAAAAGCATCGGCCAGTTTTGTGATCGCCTCTTCAGAAGAAGTAACGCCAGCGAGCTTCATGATAATGTTGCCAAGTTCAGAACCAAAGCTTATCGAATGTTCTAAAAGATTCCCAAACGCATCTACAAGCGGTTGGATTTCCCCGGAGTTTATCATCTCTGAAATCTTGTTTGCAATGTTTTCTAATGTTGGCGCTATTGCCCCGGTCAGCTCATCTCCAAAAAGCGTCTTTAGATTTTGGACCTGATTTTGAAAATTGGCAAATATCCCTGCAGTTGAGTTCCTGAGCGCCTCTGCACTTCCGCCAAAAGATTTTTCCATCTGCTTTGCCAGGTAGTCCATCTTTTGTGCTGCCGACATTGATTTCATGCTGACTGAATCAAGGACGACACCGTTCTGTTCGAGCGTTGATGTGCTCCCACTAAGAGCCATTGCAACTTGCTTTGTTGCAGTCTCTAGATCCATACCCTCTGCTGCTGCATAGTCTTCCGCTGCTAACAAGAGCTTTAGCGACCGGTCATAATCCTTTGTTACGGCTATCAGATTGTTGAAGCTTTTCCGAATTGAGATGTCGTCGATGGATGTCAGTTCAGAATGCTGGCCTATCACCTTTTCAATCTGCTTTGAGTAGGACTGTATTCCTGCATTTTTCAAAAGATTTCCTGTCTGTGACTGAAACTTTGATTGCTCTAAAGAGAGCTTTACCATCTCACGATTCAAGTTTTGTACTGCGGCAATGCCGTAGGTCGTTATGGCAGTTGCCATCGTTCCCACAGCTACCTCTGCCGCATGGCCCAAAGAATACATTGCCCCGCCGGCTTTGGATGTGCCCTTCTCAAGGCCGCCAAGCGCCGACTCAACATTTTTTATAGGGCCTGATGCCCTGTCTTCAGCAGTTACAGTTATCTTGACATTTTGCTCTTGCATGCTCTTTTCTCTTTTTGATAAGCTCTTCGGCCTGAATTCTCTTTTCTTCCTGGGTGTCTTCCGGATTCTGGTACAAAATATAGCCCCTCACAAGCCTCCTTTTTTCAAGGATTGTGAGTCTTGGTATTTCCCAAACCTTATATCCAAGCTGGTGCAGCACCTGCTCCTCAAGGAGCCTTGCCTTTGTTTCCAGGCTCAGAACGAAAGGATTCTTTTATGTCACTGATATCAAGGAGCTTTTGGACTAGTTGCGCAATTGCCTTTGTCTTCCCAAACTTTTTGATTTCATCAGAGGAAAGCTTTGGCTCAACAATATGTGCTGATAGAATATCGTATCCTTTTTGAGGATCTGACAAAAGTGCTATTTCGCCCTCAGGGATTGGTATGACCTTGGCATCCTTGCCATGCTCAATCTCGATAATGATTGCTTTCAGCTCCCCTTTTTCATCCCGCTCATGCAGAAAGTATGATTTTTCAACTATCGCCATATGATCGCCTCACCAGTTGGTCTTTGCAAAAGGTGCCTCCCAAAAAACTTCTGCGGATGTGCCAGAGAATGAAAACTTGTAGCTCATCTTTGTGTCAAGGGGGAATACTGCGCTGTAGTCTGAAAAGATGCAGTTTGAAAGAGTTATCTTTAGAGAATCTGATGCCTCGTCTGCATAGCCCTTGTCAATTACAATATCCTTTGCAGCAAGTGCTTCATTTGTAGAGGTCCCGCCAAGCACCAGCTGCTCTATTTCGTTTGCAGTTATTGAGTCTGGGATGTAAGCTGTTATTGATCCATTTATTGCCTCAAACTTTCCGGAGTATGCTGTCGAGGGGGATCTTGCAGCAAGGCCGTGTCCTACATCAATGCCTCTTGAGATTGAAAATTCTAGATCCGTTATGTATGTGATGCCCGATATTGCACCTATAGAATATGTGAACTCATGGGGCTTCCATGCTTTTGAGTCATCAACTGCGACTGTTGTTGGGGCAGTGAAAGGATTGTTTAAATCCAGGTCCTTTCCAACAATGTCGAGAGTTCCAGATGCCGGCTCGTTTAGTCCCATCTTAAATGATAGGCTCTTTGCGTAGCACCCAAGAATCTGCGCTATCTTGTCATTTGTCCCTTTCATGAGGCAAGAAGTTGTGAAAGGAATTGGAGTGCCTGAGGGCGTTATCGTCCATGTGTAAGGCGATTCATCTTCTAGGGGATCTGAATTTGAAATCCCTCCGAGCATCAGCGCAAACGGCAGTGCCCCGTTATATACGAAATCTATCTTCCCCCTTGCCTTTGCAGTGTGGTATGATATCTCTGAAGGGTATGCCATTGCGGCCGGATTTACAGCAGTTATCTGATTTTCAAGGCCGTACTCATATTCAGAGTCCAGGCCCAATATCTCATCTATTCCGCTTGTGGGTGAAGTTGGATCAACACCAACTCCCCACGTGCTTTCCTTTTTTACAAAAACGTCTCCTTTTGTATAAGCCATGATTTTCACCTAGATGTCCCGTACCAGACATGGTACGTCGATTTTCATTGCATTTACAGAAACACCATTTCTTTCAGTTGCGGCCAGATCAAAGCTGATATTTCTGCCATAAAATGTTCCAAAATAATCGCAAGTTGCAGATCCGGATTTTGTTTTTAGGTCTGGATTGCTTCTCACCGCATCGATGATCCCTGAATAGATTGTCCCAATCTTAGATGCGTTTGATGTCTGCTCTTCAAAGATCACAAATCGGACATAAAACTCAATCTGCCTGTTGGGGTAAGACAGCGATATTGAGTCCATGCTGCCCGCTATAATCTCGATTGCAACTTCAGGAGTTTCAAGGGAGGTTGAGAGCTTTGTAGGCCTTGTCCAACTCTTTACATCAGAAAGTCCAGTGGCTGTGCTGAAGATTCTTTCAACGTTTGCGAGAAATGAGATCGGTTCAAAGCTCATCCTAAAACACTCCTCATCTTCTTTGGCAGATGCTCTAAGATTAGCTTCATCCTAAGCTCAATCTCCTTTCTCGAGATGGCCTCTTCTGGGATCGTGTCATTTTCAAAGACGACTGATGCATGCGTTATCTTTGTGGCACCTGCCTTCTGTCTCAGCCTTAGGTCGGACTCAAAGAGCATGTTGCAGGTGTAGAGCGTTGCAAACTCCGATGCCAAAACAGACTCCCTTGAGCCTTTTGCATAGCCGTATGTGAGGGATACTGTAGCCTTGGATTTTCCGATTTGCCATGAGGAGACTTCAGCGCTTGAAGAGAGAATAATCCTGTCATAATCCACTATGGCTTTTGAGGGCGTTACAGAAACTCCGTCTATTGCAAGTGCTTCAATTGAAGTTATCGGTGCAAACTGCCTAAAATAAAGTCCATTTGCACGGCGGTAGTCTCCGTAATCCTCGTTTGAGAAAATGTCTCTTGCCCTTATGTCAATCGAGACACCCTCTAATGATCTGGCCCTAAAATTAAGGCCGGTCAGTGATTCTATCAGTGCATCGGCCTCGTCAAGCCAAGAGTTTCGTATCTCTTCAGCATTTTTGTGGGAAACTTCAGAGACTTTCTTAGGATTTGAGTAGTTCCCGTGGCCTAAAAAATAGGGCCTGGACTTTATGTCGGCAGAGTATTCGCTTGATATCTCGTTTAGATCTGATGCTTGGATATCCCCGTCAGCTATCAAAACAGCCGTTATGCCCTCCACTAAATTTAGGGCCAGCGCTAGATCTTCCAAAGAGCTGCCAGTAATATCAAATTCAGTTTCAGTATCAAGGCTCAAAGTGAGAATTGAATTCTCAATCCAGATGGCCGCATCAGATTCGCCAGAATATACAATCGAAAGTGCATCCATTTTAGGGCCTCGCAAGCCACAACAGTATTGAAATTATTGAGAAGATTATCCCGCCGCCAACTGCAAACTCAACTATGGTGATCGCCCCAGCTGCCCTGTCCTTCCAGGTCTCAAGAGAGCTTAACCTATCCTCGTGTTCCTTGTATGACTCGCACTGGTCGTTTAGCTTCTTCTTTATCCAGGAGAGGTCGGTCTTTATCTCTATCAAGATGTCGTGATCGGCGGGTTCCATTAAGCCACCTTTAGTAGCCTACGGCCCGCCAGATGCCGTCAGCGTCTGCAGTTGTTACTATCGTTACGGCATTTCCTGCGCATGGAAACGACTCATTTATTGCGGCAGCATCTGCCACTACGGCAGAGCCTGTGAACTCAAGTGAAAGTGACTCGCAAATGACAAGCCCAGTGTTTATGTCGCCACCTGTGTCTGAAACTCCGTTTGTGAAAGTTCCCCATGTAGTTGCCTTGTCCCCGCTCTTGCCGTACCCCTTTATCACGCTAGAAAATGCCATCACTTCACCTTCTTGATATTGCCAAGCTCGATTCCTTCTATCACCGTAAATCCGCCCTTTCCCTTTAGCATCTCTATGTCCTCTGGATTCCTTACCTCTGAGACCTTGTCCCTCCCGGTAAACTGGTAGACTATGCCAGTTGTGCCCTGGACGGTGTAGTAGGTCTCGGGTCCATCGTATCTAACCTTAGCCATGGTAATCGCCTAAAATAAAAATAGGGCCTATTTCAGACCCCTGATCTTTCCCTGGGCCTTGAAGCGGTCGCACCATATCTCCCCAATCCAGGAGAATACGCCCTCTGTCCCGAACTTGTTCTGGATGAAAGGATCGCTTGTCTCAACGTAAGTAATTGGTTTAAGCATTTCCAGAGAGACATGATCGAGATCCAGGATGTAAATTCTGGATATGGTGTCCTTCGGGACGTTGTTGCTCCTTAAAATCGGGATGCCGTCAAATGTTGCAACTGGTATGCCAGCTTCCTTTCCCCTGACCTTTATCCCGTTCACAGTGAACTCGATGTAGGCGTCGGGTGTGTAGACCTCTTTGGGCCTTTCAAGCTGGGCTATACGCTTGGCGGTGTCATAACCTGTCAAGATGGCCTTATTCTTCCTACCTCCGCTGTCCCAGTAGGGCTCGCACTCTGCTATGACGTCATCTATCATGGAAAGCGTTAGGGTCCGGT
This window encodes:
- a CDS encoding phage tail tube protein, which encodes MAYTKGDVFVKKESTWGVGVDPTSPTSGIDEILGLDSEYEYGLENQITAVNPAAMAYPSEISYHTAKARGKIDFVYNGALPFALMLGGISNSDPLEDESPYTWTITPSGTPIPFTTSCLMKGTNDKIAQILGCYAKSLSFKMGLNEPASGTLDIVGKDLDLNNPFTAPTTVAVDDSKAWKPHEFTYSIGAISGITYITDLEFSISRGIDVGHGLAARSPSTAYSGKFEAINGSITAYIPDSITANEIEQLVLGGTSTNEALAAKDIVIDKGYADEASDSLKITLSNCIFSDYSAVFPLDTKMSYKFSFSGTSAEVFWEAPFAKTNW